A single genomic interval of Juglans regia cultivar Chandler chromosome 1, Walnut 2.0, whole genome shotgun sequence harbors:
- the LOC109002744 gene encoding uncharacterized protein LOC109002744 isoform X3: protein MVVVQASKLKLPNPPLSSFPPPITSLLFEPHSLSLALMHSDSCFSLYPSLSPLSLSSLPPPQTIIPPPSSSSAFILLQSQNPNHNPSPNPTNTRTLFVVSGPYRGGSQVLLRFYVLVRKSKAFARAQVVCNQRGLRFDDKLGVLVDVNHGVSVRLSGSVNFFAIYSISSSRILVFAVRTVGEDDGVVVKLMRSAVIECSKPVFSISISCGSLILGEENGVRVFNLRPLVKGRVRNYSSSDMNLTNGKLLNEKSEGRGLHLPNGEIGDDNTKYRGGQSGVEGASRVTRNGYLDGRIDKHCESVKQSSIRLRQDSSEGGAMFVPFAADEVGSSSSTRMLLMLVKAISIQALSPKKFVILDSAGDLHLLHLSNSAIGSDTFHMQQLPHIMKVQKLAILPDVSIRTQTVWISDGYYSVHVMAASDMDTAVNENERKESEEKLMQISVRQFSPVKG from the exons ATGGTTGTTGTCCAAGCTTCCAAGCTGAAGCTCCCCAACCCTCCCCTCTCCTCCTTCCCGCCTCCCATAACCTCTCTCCTCTTCGaaccccactctctctctctagccctCATGCACTCCGACTCTTGTTTCTCTCTTTAcccttctctctcccctctttctttatcctccctccctccccctcaaaccatcATTCCTCCTCCTTCTTCCTCCTCCGCCTTCATTCTCCTCCAAAGTCAAAACCCTAACCATAATCCTAGCCCTAACCCTACGAACACACGCACTCTTTTTGTTGTATCGGGTCCGTACAGAGGTGGGTCCCAGGTTCTCCTCCGGTTCTATGTTCTAGTGCGGAAGAGCAAGGCGTTCGCCAGAGCCCAGGTAGTTTGCAATCAGAGAGGTCTTCGGTTCGATGATAAATTGGGGGTCTTGGTCGATGTGAATCACGGGGTTTCGGTTCGGCTCTCTGGGTCGGTCAATTTCTTCGCTATATACTCTATTTCGAGCTCGAGAATTTTGGTTTTCGCGGTAAGAACTGTAGGTGAGGATGATGGGGTGGTTGTGAAATTGATGAGGAGCGCTGTGATTGAGTGCTCCAAGCCCGTCTTCTCGATTAGCATCTCGTGCGGGTCCTTGATTTTGGGGGAGGAAAACGGGGTTAGGGTTTTCAATCTGAGGCCCCTCGTCAAAGGCCGGGTTAGGAATTATTCGAGTTCGGATATGAATTTGACAAATGGGAAATTATTGAATGAGAAATCGGAAGGTCGAGGATTGCATTTACCGAATGGCGAAATTGGGGATGATAATACCAAGTACAGAGGTGGCCAAAGTGGTGTTGAAGGAGCTTCAAGGGTTACTAGGAATGGCTATTTGGATGGGAGGATTGATAAGCATTGCGAATCTG TGAAGCAGAGTTCCATTAGATTGAGACAAGACTCTAGTGAAGGAGGTGCAATGTTTGTGCCATTTGCAGCTGATGAGGTTGGATCCTCATCATCCACTAGAATGCTACTTATGTTGGTAAAGGCAATCTCCATCCAGGCGTTGTCTccaaaaaaatttgtaatcttGGACTCAGCCGGAGATTTACACCTATTGCACCTATCCAATTCTGCCATTGGATCTGATACTTTTCACATGCAGCAATTGCCCCACATCATGAAAGTGCAAAAGTTGGCTATTCTTCCTGATGTTTCTATAA GGACTCAAACTGTTTGGATATCTGATGGATATTATTCTGTGCACGTGATGGCAGCATCTGACATGGACACTGCTGTGAACgagaatgaaagaaaggaaagtgAAGAAAAGTTAATGCAAATCTCAG TCAGGCAATTTTCACCAGTGAAAGGGTAG
- the LOC109002746 gene encoding thylakoid membrane protein slr0575 isoform X1 — MTAISAARSGGTILHSSHNRSTLCNRLRFLSLHLQVHPRSPPSLHLPPSRPPGHSLSISPKPHRFVLRAVDSTQAASLSSSADKTVVADDDFSLAKVSFGVIGLGIGITLLSYGFGAYFNILPGSEWSAIMLTYGFPLAIIGMALKYAELKPVPCLTYSDAQKLREACATPILKQVRNDVIRYRYGDEQHLEEALKRIFQYGQGGGIPRRSAPILQSIREEVAEDGKYCLVLVFEAKALELSDFEKRQAKFASFFGPGITAEVGKSGDNLYEVRLISNTNSNASP, encoded by the exons ATGACAGCAATATCTGCGGCCAGATCAGGAGGAACCATCCTCCACTCCTCCCACAACCGCTCCACTCTCTGCAATCGCCTCCGCTTTCTATCTCTCCATCTCCAAGTCCATCCACGTTCCCCACCTAGTCTCCACCTCCCACCTTCAAGACCACCCGGTCACTCCTTGTCCATTTCTCCTAAACCACATCGTTTCGTCCTCAGAGCCGTTGATTCAACCCAGGCCGCCTCGCTCTCCTCTTCCGCCGACAAAACCGTCGTCGCCGATGACGACTTCTCTCTTGCTAAG GTTTCATTTGGTGTTATTGGCCTAGGAATTGGGATTACACTCTTATC GTACGGCTTTGGGGCTTATTTTAATATCCTTCCAGGATCTGAATGGTCGGCGATAATGCTAACCTATGGTTTCCCTCTTGCGATTATCGGAATGGCTCtcaag TATGCTGAACTCAAACCAGTGCCATGCTTAACTTATTCAGATGCACAGAAGTTGAGAGAAGCATGCGCCACTCCGATTCTTAAACAG GTCAGAAATGATGTTATAAGATATCGCTATGGGGATGAGCAGCATTTGGAAGAGGCATTGAAACGGATTTTCCAGTATGGTCAG GGTGGAGGAATTCCACGGAGGAGTGCTCCAATTCTACAATCAATTCGTGAAGAG GTTGCAGAAGATGGTAAATACTGTTTAGTCCTGGTATTTGAAGCGAAAGCTCTGGAGTTGtcagattttgaaaaaagacaG GCAAAATTTGCTTCATTCTTTGGACCGGGGATCACAGCTGAAGTCG GAAAGAGTGGGGATAATCTATATGAAGTCCGACTTATTTCCAACACAAACTCCAATGCATCTCCTTAA
- the LOC109002746 gene encoding thylakoid membrane protein slr0575 isoform X2: MTAISAARSGGTILHSSHNRSTLCNRLRFLSLHLQVHPRSPPSLHLPPSRPPGHSLSISPKPHRFVLRAVDSTQAASLSSSADKTVVADDDFSLAKVSFGVIGLGIGITLLSYGFGAYFNILPGSEWSAIMLTYGFPLAIIGMALKYAELKPVPCLTYSDAQKLREACATPILKQVRNDVIRYRYGDEQHLEEALKRIFQYGQGGGIPRRSAPILQSIREEEFTIPVTRLYK; the protein is encoded by the exons ATGACAGCAATATCTGCGGCCAGATCAGGAGGAACCATCCTCCACTCCTCCCACAACCGCTCCACTCTCTGCAATCGCCTCCGCTTTCTATCTCTCCATCTCCAAGTCCATCCACGTTCCCCACCTAGTCTCCACCTCCCACCTTCAAGACCACCCGGTCACTCCTTGTCCATTTCTCCTAAACCACATCGTTTCGTCCTCAGAGCCGTTGATTCAACCCAGGCCGCCTCGCTCTCCTCTTCCGCCGACAAAACCGTCGTCGCCGATGACGACTTCTCTCTTGCTAAG GTTTCATTTGGTGTTATTGGCCTAGGAATTGGGATTACACTCTTATC GTACGGCTTTGGGGCTTATTTTAATATCCTTCCAGGATCTGAATGGTCGGCGATAATGCTAACCTATGGTTTCCCTCTTGCGATTATCGGAATGGCTCtcaag TATGCTGAACTCAAACCAGTGCCATGCTTAACTTATTCAGATGCACAGAAGTTGAGAGAAGCATGCGCCACTCCGATTCTTAAACAG GTCAGAAATGATGTTATAAGATATCGCTATGGGGATGAGCAGCATTTGGAAGAGGCATTGAAACGGATTTTCCAGTATGGTCAG GGTGGAGGAATTCCACGGAGGAGTGCTCCAATTCTACAATCAATTCGTGAAGAG GAGTTTACCATTCCGGTTACCCGATTGTATAAATGA
- the LOC109002744 gene encoding uncharacterized protein LOC109002744 isoform X2, which yields MVVVQASKLKLPNPPLSSFPPPITSLLFEPHSLSLALMHSDSCFSLYPSLSPLSLSSLPPPQTIIPPPSSSSAFILLQSQNPNHNPSPNPTNTRTLFVVSGPYRGGSQVLLRFYVLVRKSKAFARAQVVCNQRGLRFDDKLGVLVDVNHGVSVRLSGSVNFFAIYSISSSRILVFAVRTVGEDDGVVVKLMRSAVIECSKPVFSISISCGSLILGEENGVRVFNLRPLVKGRVRNYSSSDMNLTNGKLLNEKSEGRGLHLPNGEIGDDNTKYRGGQSGVEGASRVTRNGYLDGRIDKHCESVKQSSIRLRQDSSEGGAMFVPFAADEVGSSSSTRMLLMLVKAISIQALSPKKFVILDSAGDLHLLHLSNSAIGSDTFHMQQLPHIMKVQKLAILPDVSIRTQTVWISDGYYSVHVMAASDMDTAVNENERKESEEKLMQISVSQAIFTSERVEDVIPLASNAVLILGQGNLYAYAIS from the exons ATGGTTGTTGTCCAAGCTTCCAAGCTGAAGCTCCCCAACCCTCCCCTCTCCTCCTTCCCGCCTCCCATAACCTCTCTCCTCTTCGaaccccactctctctctctagccctCATGCACTCCGACTCTTGTTTCTCTCTTTAcccttctctctcccctctttctttatcctccctccctccccctcaaaccatcATTCCTCCTCCTTCTTCCTCCTCCGCCTTCATTCTCCTCCAAAGTCAAAACCCTAACCATAATCCTAGCCCTAACCCTACGAACACACGCACTCTTTTTGTTGTATCGGGTCCGTACAGAGGTGGGTCCCAGGTTCTCCTCCGGTTCTATGTTCTAGTGCGGAAGAGCAAGGCGTTCGCCAGAGCCCAGGTAGTTTGCAATCAGAGAGGTCTTCGGTTCGATGATAAATTGGGGGTCTTGGTCGATGTGAATCACGGGGTTTCGGTTCGGCTCTCTGGGTCGGTCAATTTCTTCGCTATATACTCTATTTCGAGCTCGAGAATTTTGGTTTTCGCGGTAAGAACTGTAGGTGAGGATGATGGGGTGGTTGTGAAATTGATGAGGAGCGCTGTGATTGAGTGCTCCAAGCCCGTCTTCTCGATTAGCATCTCGTGCGGGTCCTTGATTTTGGGGGAGGAAAACGGGGTTAGGGTTTTCAATCTGAGGCCCCTCGTCAAAGGCCGGGTTAGGAATTATTCGAGTTCGGATATGAATTTGACAAATGGGAAATTATTGAATGAGAAATCGGAAGGTCGAGGATTGCATTTACCGAATGGCGAAATTGGGGATGATAATACCAAGTACAGAGGTGGCCAAAGTGGTGTTGAAGGAGCTTCAAGGGTTACTAGGAATGGCTATTTGGATGGGAGGATTGATAAGCATTGCGAATCTG TGAAGCAGAGTTCCATTAGATTGAGACAAGACTCTAGTGAAGGAGGTGCAATGTTTGTGCCATTTGCAGCTGATGAGGTTGGATCCTCATCATCCACTAGAATGCTACTTATGTTGGTAAAGGCAATCTCCATCCAGGCGTTGTCTccaaaaaaatttgtaatcttGGACTCAGCCGGAGATTTACACCTATTGCACCTATCCAATTCTGCCATTGGATCTGATACTTTTCACATGCAGCAATTGCCCCACATCATGAAAGTGCAAAAGTTGGCTATTCTTCCTGATGTTTCTATAA GGACTCAAACTGTTTGGATATCTGATGGATATTATTCTGTGCACGTGATGGCAGCATCTGACATGGACACTGCTGTGAACgagaatgaaagaaaggaaagtgAAGAAAAGTTAATGCAAATCTCAG TTAGTCAGGCAATTTTCACCAGTGAAAGGGTAGAAGATGTTATTCCTTTGGCTTCGAATGCTGTTTTGATTCTTGGACAAG GAAACTTGTATGCATATGCAATTTCCTAA
- the LOC109002745 gene encoding uncharacterized protein LOC109002745, producing the protein MAVASESKASPKKEIEETKKRRRVIEDGSNDDDGNKAKRAKGPGVRVVGNRIYDSENGKSCHQCRQKTLDFSASCKNMKVNKLCAINFCHKCLLNRYGEKAEEVEMLADWKCPKCRGICNCSFCMKKKGHKPTGQLVQTARSAGYSSVSEMLNVNGSEELGDEKVVENVGVSPNEPVALNKEPEVVSPKKLGKENSFDGKTDTDLNSQKLATDFDDKSKKIKREGLKEICNGSNDKGAHPKKSSSMKAKVSEFSKEEEKVTGIPKNNNYNTKVPKDVPLSPIKSEEKKDGRTLKDAGALNALKIENARDKPKKVRVSNKVRKCTMGLEDTEFDADIALPQGANLATVAEIELPPADVGNALQFLEFCASFGKVLDVKKGQAASLLRELRYGRRGRRAQYSMTVHFQIQLLSLIQKDAGKESVSPSPTNGRKSWWQALGNCISESQCASKELRSDCFDRGVDEYDKLDFSMKLKILNFICDEALGTEKLRSWIDDQNTKVVEREKEAKEKLMAAKDKEKRLKQNLQDEVAKAIIAQSGAPLSIRKYEAVVSRIKREAAQAHSEMLDAMGIVSKRKKISDAIRTEALSLDLNGRAFWELKGYAKDQEILLQDMGALEAVASYEKWFVYGAEQKQAVEEYISYSRAKRLRIQNSARTTPNGSNEADI; encoded by the exons ATGGCCGTTGCATCTGAAAGCAAAGCCTCGCCTAAGAAGGAGATCGAGGAGACGAAGAAGAGGAGGCGTGTCATCGAGGACGGCTCCAACGACGATGATGGAAACAAAGCAAAGCGCGCCAAGGGTCCCGGAGTTCGCGTTGTCGGAAATCGAATATACGATTCCGAGAATGGGAAGAGCTGTCACCAG TGTCGTCAAAAAACATTGGATTTCTCGGCGTCGTGTAAGAACATGAAAGTGAACAAGCTCTGTGCCATAAACTTCTGTCACAAATGCCTACTGAACAG ATATGGAGAGAAAGCAGAAGAGGTGGAAATGTTGGCTGACTGGAAATGTCCCAAGTGCAGAGGCATTTGCAATTGCAGTTTCTGCAT GAAGAAGAAAGGTCACAAACCCACCGGCCAACTAGTGCAAACAGCCAGGAGTGCTGGCTACTCATCTGTTTCAGAAATGCTAAATGTGAATGGTTCTGAAGAATTGGGCGATGAAAAGGTTGTCGAAAATGTTGGTGTATCACCAAATGAGCCGGTTGCTTTAAACAAG GAACCTGAAGTCGTCTCACCAAAAAAATTGGGGAAGGAAAATTCTTTTGATGGAAAGACTGATACGGACTTGAATTCTCAGAAATTAGCAACAGACTTTGATGAcaagtccaagaaaataaagcgGGAAGGATTGAAGGAAATATGTAATGGTAGCAACGATAAAGGCGCTCACCCAAAGAAGAGTAGCTCGATGAAGGCAAAAGTTAGCGAGTTctctaaagaagaagaaaaagtaacTGGAATTCCCaagaataataattataacaCGAAGGTTCCAAAGGATGTTCCTTTGAGTCCCATTAAATCAGAAGAGAAAAAGGATGGGAGAACTCTGAAAGATGCAGGAGCGCTGAATGCTCTGAAGATTGAGAATGCCAGGGACAAACCCAAGAAAGTTCGAGTGTCAAACAAAGTCAGGAAGTGTACAATGGGTCTGGAGGACACAGAATTTGATGCTGACATTGCTTTGCCTCAGGGTGCCAACTTAGCAACTGTAGCTGAAATTGAATTACCTCCTGCAGATGTTGGAAATGCCTTgcaatttttagaattttgtgcCTCATTTGGGAAG GTTCTTGATGTTAAAAAAGGACAAGCTGCATCTTTGCTTCGAGAATTAAGGTATGGGCGACGTGGGCGTCGAGCACAATATTCAATGACGGTTCATTTTCAGATCCAACTTTTGTCTTTAATACAAAAGGACGCAGGGAAAGA GTCTGTTTCGCCTAGTCCAACAAATGGAAGAAAGTCATGGTGGCAAGCTCTGGGGAATTGCATCTCTGAATCCCAATGCGCATCGAAAGAACTGCGCTCAGATTGTTTTGATAGAGGTGTTGATGAATATGATAAGTTAGACTTCTCGATGAaacttaaaatcttaaattttatttgcgATGAGGCTCTTGGCACAGA AAAATTAAGGAGTTGGATTGACGACCAAAATACAAAAGTTGTTGAACGAGAGAAGGAAGCAAAAGAAAAGCTTATGGCTGCAAAGGATAAG GAAAAACGTTTAAAGCAGAACTTGCAGGATGAGGTAGCCAAAGCTATTATTGCACAAAGTGGCGCTCCTCTTTCAATCCGAAAATATGAAGCTGTTGTTTCACGAATAAAACGTGAAGCGGCTCAAGCTCATTCTGAGATGCTTGATGCCATGGGAATAGTATCCAAAA GGAAGAAAATATCTGATGCTATTAGAACTGAGGCTCTCTCATTGGATCTTAATGGCCGTGCATTTTGGGAATTGAAAGGTTATGCTAAGGACCAGGAAATTTTACTTCAAG ATATGGGGGCATTGGAGGCAGTCGcatcttatgaaaaatggtTTGTCTATGGAGCTGAACAGAAACAAGCAGTTGAGGAGTACATTTCTTACTCGAG GGCAAAAAGGCTACGGATTCAAAACTCTGCTCGTACCACCCCAAATGGAAGTAATGAAGCAGACATATAG
- the LOC109002740 gene encoding sugar transport protein 9-like — protein MAGGGFDQRNINGNTLSDYLGKITFYHVRVTCLVASLACWIFEYDLIGISDAVASLPLFLKKHFPSFDLTDESALFIFRLFLAVRELLGFSGILWVAKKLGGEIPYYALIGNFVYEAASIFNFVVANSNVFMRLIGRVCWAIGMGVRIHTNIYLPFASDRPLSSLYASM, from the exons ATGGCTGGAGGTGGGTTCGATCAACGAAATATTAATGGTAATACTCTTAGTGACTATCTCGGGAAAATCACTTTCTATCATGTTCGGGTAACTTGCCTTGTCGCCTCCTTGGCCTGCTGGATTTTTGAATACGACCTAATTGGCATCTCAG ATGCTGTGGCTTCATTGCCTCTCTTCTTGAAAAAGCACTTTCCATCGTTCGATCTAACGGATGAGTCGGCTCTGTTTATTTTTCGTCTATTCCTGGCGGTGCGTGAGCTTCTGGGATTTTCCGGTATATTGTGGGTGGCCAAGAAGTTGGGAGGGGAAATACCATATTACGCCCTCATAGGCAATTTTGTCTACGAGGCTgcatctatttttaattttgttgtcgCTAATTCCAATGTGTTTATGCGTCTCATTGGTCGGGTTTGTTGGGCTATTGGCATGGGTGTAAGGATacacacaaatatttatttaccaTTCGCCAGTGACCGCCCTCTTTCGAGTCTATATGCTTCTATGTAA
- the LOC109002738 gene encoding uncharacterized protein LOC109002738: MASTTMEHARRRDESEFNLREWDLKARINRENTFSRRFSASKIRSFREDTRSFRSNLTISSTASSPGYTLKDEIDPSTYSFTTALKALQARSGYYSWECLSPDGFALNSKWNEAEKYICNPLSGEVPMECLSAKTLSGRSFRNLTNGITMSAPLIHPSHSRQRQTKPSTSEQEGLVLQLPIPEKRTEGTTRDVGTQSTPPDLSSSSPSPVSTPSIIERSINRYGQEGADSPHSNAKIKAKQEVEVKETRAKEETKGEEEEEEEEEEKEKKEGQMSRQAGCLSWMIKKRQREKQKTRTYNTCLTHLKGC, encoded by the exons ATGGCCTCCACCACCATGGAACATGCCCGTCGAAGAGATGAATCAGAGTTCAATTTGAGAGAATGGGACCTCAAGGCCCGTATCAATCGCGAGAACACTTTTTCCAGAAGGTTTTCAGCATCGAAAATCAGAAGCTTCAGAGAAGACACAAGGTCTTTCAGATCAAACTTAACTATTTCAAGCACTGCTTCTTCACCTGGCTACACCTTAAAAG ATGAAATTGACCcttcaacatattcatttaCCACTGCCCTTAAAG CACTGCAGGCAAGGTCGGGCTATTATAGTTGGGAGTGCTTATCTCCAGACGGATTTGCTTTGAACTCCAAGTGGAATGAAGCAGAAAAGTATATATGCAACCCATTATCGGGCGAGGTTCCAATGGAGTGTTTGTCTGCTAAAACACTAAGTGGAAGATCATTTCGTAACTTAACAAACGGAATCACCATGTCTGCGCCTCTAATTCACCCTTCCCATTCACGACAACGCCAAACAAAGCCTTCAACTTCTGAGCAAGAAGGTTTAGTTCTCCAATTGCCAATTCCAG AAAAGAGAACAGAGGGTACGACAAGAGATGTAGGGACTCAAAGCACACCGCCTGATCTTAGTTCAAGCAGTCCTAGCCCTGTTTCGACCCCTTCCATCATAGAGAGATCGATAAACCGATATGGGCAGGAAGGTGCTGATTCACCTCATTCGAATGCAAAAATAAAAGCCAAGCAAGAG GTGGAAGTGAAAGAAACAAGAGCCAAAGAAGAAActaaaggagaagaggaagaggaggaggaggaggaggagaaagagaagaaagaagggCAAATGAGCAGGCAAGCTGGGTGCTTGTCATGGATGATAAAGAAAAGGCagagagaaaaacagaaaacaagaaCGTATAATACCTGTCTAACACATCTCAAAGGGTGCTAA
- the LOC109002744 gene encoding uncharacterized protein LOC109002744 isoform X1 — protein sequence MVVVQASKLKLPNPPLSSFPPPITSLLFEPHSLSLALMHSDSCFSLYPSLSPLSLSSLPPPQTIIPPPSSSSAFILLQSQNPNHNPSPNPTNTRTLFVVSGPYRGGSQVLLRFYVLVRKSKAFARAQVVCNQRGLRFDDKLGVLVDVNHGVSVRLSGSVNFFAIYSISSSRILVFAVRTVGEDDGVVVKLMRSAVIECSKPVFSISISCGSLILGEENGVRVFNLRPLVKGRVRNYSSSDMNLTNGKLLNEKSEGRGLHLPNGEIGDDNTKYRGGQSGVEGASRVTRNGYLDGRIDKHCESVKQSSIRLRQDSSEGGAMFVPFAADEVGSSSSTRMLLMLVKAISIQALSPKKFVILDSAGDLHLLHLSNSAIGSDTFHMQQLPHIMKVQKLAILPDVSIRTQTVWISDGYYSVHVMAASDMDTAVNENERKESEEKLMQISGFHDSIIFWLLRMIYLPFRHLEHTCLFVCLGNANAFQCSICYRFDPHSGVV from the exons ATGGTTGTTGTCCAAGCTTCCAAGCTGAAGCTCCCCAACCCTCCCCTCTCCTCCTTCCCGCCTCCCATAACCTCTCTCCTCTTCGaaccccactctctctctctagccctCATGCACTCCGACTCTTGTTTCTCTCTTTAcccttctctctcccctctttctttatcctccctccctccccctcaaaccatcATTCCTCCTCCTTCTTCCTCCTCCGCCTTCATTCTCCTCCAAAGTCAAAACCCTAACCATAATCCTAGCCCTAACCCTACGAACACACGCACTCTTTTTGTTGTATCGGGTCCGTACAGAGGTGGGTCCCAGGTTCTCCTCCGGTTCTATGTTCTAGTGCGGAAGAGCAAGGCGTTCGCCAGAGCCCAGGTAGTTTGCAATCAGAGAGGTCTTCGGTTCGATGATAAATTGGGGGTCTTGGTCGATGTGAATCACGGGGTTTCGGTTCGGCTCTCTGGGTCGGTCAATTTCTTCGCTATATACTCTATTTCGAGCTCGAGAATTTTGGTTTTCGCGGTAAGAACTGTAGGTGAGGATGATGGGGTGGTTGTGAAATTGATGAGGAGCGCTGTGATTGAGTGCTCCAAGCCCGTCTTCTCGATTAGCATCTCGTGCGGGTCCTTGATTTTGGGGGAGGAAAACGGGGTTAGGGTTTTCAATCTGAGGCCCCTCGTCAAAGGCCGGGTTAGGAATTATTCGAGTTCGGATATGAATTTGACAAATGGGAAATTATTGAATGAGAAATCGGAAGGTCGAGGATTGCATTTACCGAATGGCGAAATTGGGGATGATAATACCAAGTACAGAGGTGGCCAAAGTGGTGTTGAAGGAGCTTCAAGGGTTACTAGGAATGGCTATTTGGATGGGAGGATTGATAAGCATTGCGAATCTG TGAAGCAGAGTTCCATTAGATTGAGACAAGACTCTAGTGAAGGAGGTGCAATGTTTGTGCCATTTGCAGCTGATGAGGTTGGATCCTCATCATCCACTAGAATGCTACTTATGTTGGTAAAGGCAATCTCCATCCAGGCGTTGTCTccaaaaaaatttgtaatcttGGACTCAGCCGGAGATTTACACCTATTGCACCTATCCAATTCTGCCATTGGATCTGATACTTTTCACATGCAGCAATTGCCCCACATCATGAAAGTGCAAAAGTTGGCTATTCTTCCTGATGTTTCTATAA GGACTCAAACTGTTTGGATATCTGATGGATATTATTCTGTGCACGTGATGGCAGCATCTGACATGGACACTGCTGTGAACgagaatgaaagaaaggaaagtgAAGAAAAGTTAATGCAAATCTCAGGTTTTCATGATTCCATAATTTTCTGGTTACTCAGAATGATATACTTGCCTTTTAGGCATTTAGAACATACCTGCTTATTTGTTTGCCTAGGGAATGCAAATGCTTTCCAATGTAGCATTTGTTATCGATTTGACCCTCATAGTGGAGTTGTATGA